tttatctctttaataatagcccttaataataataaaaataataactttaagatttttaaagataatacttaaaCTGTCCTctatttagcttttttgaATTAAAATAACTAGTTTATCTTATAGcctattattacttattatatcctattaataactatttaattatagttaaaccttttattaaaattctcttttatttaatacttactatacCTTGATTAATGCTATATTATTTTgtagctatattatactatataaaataacttttaacctaattagggttactccttttattaaaagagtcttaaataatagtagCTAGTAAAGCCTGAAAATTCTCATACAATAGGAACTACTATTTATACCCCCTCCCCATACTGGTCCAAACTTGCCTAGCGTGCGCCTTGCGCCCTTCTAAGTTTTGCGCCTGAAGACGCCTAGAGGGGTTCTTTTGGGTCTTCGATAACAACAGAATATTTAGTGCCGGTTGCGGGAACCAATAGCAAAGAGCCGGTTGAAGTTCCAAGCTATAGCTTCATAATACCCCGCCATTTCCAATCTGTTCAATGAGCCAGCTATTCAGCCTCTTACTCTCTCACTGTTCCAGCTTcctcaatcatcatcatcatcatggatcaAGGGAATTTCTTCAGAAAGGCGCTGCAGCGAGCTGATGGTCCGAGCATGGGACTTTGGCAGATGGTGCCTGGCGCTAATATGTCCCGCGCCCTTGCCCGCGTGCCAGGGGTCGACTGGGTGGTGATCGACTGTGAGCACGGTAATCTCGATGGTGAGTCCCTATCCATATCTGCTGATTGCTTCGCGAAACTTAGAATGCGACATCAGACAGCGCTATGCACGACGCGGtccctgctgttgctgcagcTGGTGCATCTCCGATAGTGAGGATCCCTGGTATGGAATCGTGGATGATCAAGAGTAAGATAAACCAGCCAAGAGCACCAACCCGGCCATTCTACTTACAGCAGACAGGAGCTTTGGACACGGGTGCCCATGGAGTAGGTATCAACGCACCTAGATCCGACCAGACACTGACTAGATATGTAAGATCCTGGTACCTTTGCTTCGCACTGCGCAAGAGGCCAGAGAAATTGTCAAGGCGGCCAAGTTCCCTCCACAAGGCACGCGCGGATTCGGCTCGCCGTATGCAATGGAACGATTCAGCCCCATGCCAACAATGACCGAGTATCTCCGGCAAGCAAACAGTAGTCTTCTTACTATAGTACAGATCGAAACTCAAGAGGCCCTCGATAACTTGGAAGAGATTGcggctgttgatggtgtcgATATACTATTCGTGGGACCATTCGATTTAGGTTCGTCGTACAGCACCGAAGTTGCAGTACAATGAGCATTAACCCTGGAACTATAGGGAACAATATTGGACATCCTATCATACAGGGCGTCTTTGAACCACAATTGACAGATGCGCTTGCACGTGTGCTGGAGGTGAGCCACAAGTTTGGCAAGAAATGTGGAATCTACAGTACGTCTGGCAAGCAAGCGAGAGAATATGCCAAAGCAGGGTTCGATATGATTCATGTGGCGACTGACTTCACATCGTTGCAATTCATTATGGCGCAGGAGGTTGATATTGCTAAAGGAAGAGAGAGTACCGAAAAGGGCGGTAGTTACTAAAATCGAATATCAACAAAGATGGAAATATTTAAGAGACTGAACCTCAGCCAAGTCGCCTAGTTCAAGCTGCAGAGGTTAGTTCCCACTATCACAATTAGCGTAGATGGCCATGCCCACAAGTCATGTCTTGTTAACCCGCCGCAATCGGATCAACCCAGCCCCGCTGTAGTGGTCCATTCCTCACTACCCGTTTTTTGAAGTCCCATTCTCTTGCTTTTACACT
This genomic stretch from Fusarium fujikuroi IMI 58289 draft genome, chromosome FFUJ_chr09 harbors:
- a CDS encoding related to 2,4-dihydroxyhept-2-ene-1,7-dioic acid aldolase, which gives rise to MDQGNFFRKALQRADGPSMGLWQMVPGANMSRALARVPGVDWVVIDCEHGNLDDSAMHDAVPAVAAAGASPIVRIPGMESWMIKSKINQPRAPTRPFYLQQTGALDTGAHGILVPLLRTAQEAREIVKAAKFPPQGTRGFGSPYAMERFSPMPTMTEYLRQANSSLLTIVQIETQEALDNLEEIAAVDGVDILFVGPFDLGNNIGHPIIQGVFEPQLTDALARVLEVSHKFGKKCGIYSTSGKQAREYAKAGFDMIHVATDFTSLQFIMAQEVDIAKGRESTEKGGSY